CCTGGTTATTCCTGcccaagtgcagaacctgactttgacccaataaataaataaatatatgactCTTTGGAAGTCACCAAAAcctggagtaaaggtaaaggtaaagggacccctgaccattaggtccagtcgcggacgactctggggttgcagcactcatctcgctttattggccgagggagccggcctacagcttccgggtcatgtggccagcatgactaagcggcttctggagaaccagagcagcgcatggaaacgctgtttactttcctgctggagcggtacctatttatctacttgcactttgacgtgctttcgaactgccaggtgggcaggagcagggaccaagcaacgggagctgggattcgaactgccgaccttccgaacGGCAACCCTGGGCTCTGATCCAAGCCCTCTGTGTCAATGAAGGTCACTGAGGACTGCTGCTGCATTTTCTGCAACATAAGATTTATTCAGACACAATTACCGTCTGAGCACAAAATAGAAGGGCTCCTTTATGCAGTCCTTTGGTGCTTACGTTTATTATATCTGACCATTCTCAATTTCTCTTCTTTGCTAACTGCTTTGAATGTGACCctgtacaaaaaataaatataaaaatccaGATATCAGGGTTTTAAAATGCatcctttaaataaacaaataaataaaatcccctCCCTCCTTGTGTTTTTTTGCTGATGGGTGTGTGTTCTTACGATGATGGCCTCTCTGTGTGATTTGACTGGTCACCTGAAGATTCGTGAATGGAAATGCTTTGAGTGTGGAGATAAAAGAGTCTGTTTCTCAGAGGGAATCGTGCCTTAGAAGTCTCCGGCTCTGCTTCTTAGCACTCAGATGTGTCTCATAAAAGGGTAAAAATAGAGACATGCCGGATCACATAAGACGTGGCACTGGCGGCCCTGACAAGGAAGCCGCTGGGAAGATTGGAGGCCTGAGGCACTGAGCagcagtgagccagtgtggtgtagtggttaagagcggtagactcgtaatctggtgaaccgggttcgcgtccccgctcctccacatgcagctgctgggtgaccttgggctagtcacacttctctgaagtctctaagccccactcacctcactgagtgtttgttgtgggggtgggagggaaaggagaatgttagccgctttgagactccttcgggtagtgataaagcgggatatcaaatccaaactcctcctcttcttcttcttagcccTCTGCAATACCTGTGGTGGCAAAGGCCTTTTTTCTATTCTGCCACACAACCCCAGTGGAACTACATTCAAAGGGTGATCCGTCTGGTTTATTCACTGCTTTATGCTATCAGCTGAAATCCTTTGACCTCCGAGATTGCTTTTTACGGGTGGAGATATACTGCAGGCGTGCTTGTTTTAAGAGCTGTACAGTATTTTAAACTGcagtttcatagaatcctagagttggaagagaccacaagggccatccagtccaaccccctgccaagcaggaaacaccatcaaagcattcctgacagatggctgtcaagcctctgcttaaagacctccaaagaaggagactccaccacactccttggtagcaaattccactgccgaacaggtctcactgtcaggaagttcttcctaatgtttaggtggaatcttctttcttgtagtttgaatccattgccctctgtccgcttctctggagcagcagaaaacaacctttcaccctcctctatatgacatccttttatatatttgaacatggctatcatatcaccccttaaccttctcttctccaggctaaacatacccagctccctgggAATTTACTCCCCAGTTTACTGGGGAGTAAATTCCACAGAGCTCTATGGGACACTTTTGAGTAAACATCTAGAGAATTGCTCTGGTGGTATTGGTGACAGTTCACCTTTCAAGTACTTtatgagagagaagagggagaaaaatattttattaacgCATTAGAAAACTGCAGTTTTACCCAACATGCCCCTCTGTCCATTTGCTTTGACAGACATTTGGTCTTAGTATGTAATTTTAGGGAATGTGAGTCTCTGGCATGGTTTTCTAGCTTTGTTCAGCCTCACCGAGCCTGGTTGTCCTTAGTTTTTAATCACTTTTTTATCCCTGTGCAGGACATACCTGAAAACTCAGAAAGAACAATAGAAATTAGGATTCCTaagtagggatgggaaaatctgttagctttcagtttctcttttccCCCCATCTTAATTTTAGTTTTCTaggtttccacatcagtttgcatttaaaaaacaacaacaaatcctcaCAATAATTTTTCAGCATTTTAGGGCACGTTTTATCTGAGTATACACATTTGGGCAAGTGATGCCTCCTAGCATAATGCCTGTCGTACtttattttcagaaatatatgcaactctgcacactcccccccccccacaaatgccTTTTTTGCGCAGGTGTTTGGGTTGgttgcaaaattcggagaggcgcaaatttcaaaggacgttAAAATGCACAtcgaactgaatttctccccagtCTTTGTGGTCGAGTTAACTGTTGCTCCAGCAGAAAAGCAGCtgtgtattgattgattgattgattgattgattgattcattgatTGCATTCATATTCTACCCTTTTTCTTCAAGGACTTCAAAGTGGCATTTATGGTTCTTCCTCTCCACATTTAATCCCCACgacaatcctgcgaggtaggttaggctgaaggtgagtggctggcccaaagtcacccagtgagcttcatggctgaatggggattatGAATCTCTGTTTCCCAGGagctagcctgacactctaacccagctTTTCTCAACTTTGGGTTTCCAGGTGTTCTTGAACTACATTTACCACCAATTCCTGACCGCTGGTCAtactggctaggaatgatgggagttatagtccaacaacctctagggatctaaggttgagaaaggccgctctaaccactacatgaCACAGTCCTCCTCCATACTACTGCAGGTGGGAGAGAAAGCTGTCAAAAGGAGAGAGGGATGGAGAATGAAGAAGCCATGGCTGCCCTGCCTCCCAGTTCAGTGGCAGACTCTAAAGAATACAGAGAAgtgtacattcattcatttttattcaaaGTACAATTACAAATGTACTCATGCCCCGATGCACCTAGAGGACACTACAACACGGGTGTAAGAAGGTTTCTGCACACATGGCTGGGTTGAAGGGCTGAGTGAATATTTTGATGGTGTGGTTTTGCATGCTGTTTCCCTCCCTGGTCCAGCCGCCAGGCCGGGGCTTCTTGtgcagaatgtgtccttaaaaCCTAAAAATCGTGGTGGTTGGCTCCTTAGGAAGGGGAGCAGGGCTGTTTGGAAGGGGCTATGTTTAGATCTCACATCACTCCTGTTTAAAAGCAGCTGTGCCGGTTGCCGGTTTGTTCCTGGACCCAGTTCGAGGGGGTTAATGTTTAAAGCCCAAAACAACTCAAGCCCCCAATACCTGAAagagcacctccttccctacagaccctctcaggtgttaagcTCAGCCGTGGGGCAGAGGacaccaccctcagaagttcaAAAGGCAAAGGCTGGAGATGCACCTCTTTTGACACCtctttttaggacccaccctatttttgTGATCATAAGTTGCCTTGAATGCCGCGTTTTAAATTGTTCTGGTGGGGACGCATCGTGCTTCTTCGGGGATTGTTTGTGCACCTTTGgtccccccaccctgcactcggctctcacctgtggcacCTAGAAGCTGTCCGCATGCGACAGTGGTCACATCCTGGGGAACGGCTTCCACTGGCCACCGAAACCAGCTGAGAGTAGACAATGAGTTGGGGACtgtccctgcatgcaaagacaggctctggtggaatgagtggacgagaccaagagtgggtccaatggtcaagaaggccttttctgcacatgcttttagaccaggcatccccaacctgcgggcctccagatgatttggcctacaactcccatgatccctagctaacagggccagtggtcagggatgatgggaactgtagtccaaaacatctggaaggccgaaggttgggggtgcctgttttatacggaagtgaggggcagatggagctcatACATCtgggtgtgggatgtaaacacagagcagccaaacccaacactgctagagaggacatgaaggtaactcagtcctccaggcttaacttcctgtttacctggactgagttacaggaaccagaagtaggtgtggtcttacctgggaaccagatcccaaagaagactccccattttgcctcgtcctttgaacaagcaggatgctctctctcagcctgcagctgagagaagcagaagtgaagcttctttccttatggaatcagcttcaccacatgtaaatatgtttatctaagtttatctgcctctttgagcctgtactgtgactcttgcatgtctgtaagtaaactcttttatatctaataatcagtattgtattgtgtctttgcttttaagagggaagaaggggaatataccaggaatatatatttcttatagaggctttagcaagcctatgcaaccgttttctgctgtgttttaaaagggaatgtaactctgctaggtttggagcttgctcacacaagctgggattgagatatataaataatatatactcatccacactcctaaacattcccacactgggAAGGCATCCCATCTAGCTGATGTCAAgcatactgctctgctttccattggaccacatcagcgaggccgagagtgGTGGGTCCTGTTGTCTGATGCAGCTCAAGAcccccagacacactgcccaggcttgtgccccagagaggtcactttagTGCTGCTAAAACAACACaagaggcagcagttacgagttaccagtctctgcagccacagcttaGGACCTTAGGGCAAAATGtgggtaataaattaaattaatttcccTCACCTTTGCTCCTCTTCTCTGCCAAATAGCTTATTGACAAAATTTTAAAGACGTTCTACTTGCCGTCCCAACAGCTCTAGATACCCTCCCCTTTGGGTTAAAGTGCTGCAGaatttcaaactgctaagtgtaTCTTTAACTGCTATCTGGCAAAGGGGGAGATAATAATTTGAAATGAGAAAACgtcaatattttttttggggggggaggtggtacTATATGGGCCTAGAAACAGTATGTAGACCTCGACATTGTCACggagaaaggaaaatgggaagGAACATGGTTACAACACAACGGACGTGATGACAAAACGAAATGTTTCGCCTCAAATTGCCAATACTTCCATGCTCAACCTCAGGAAGAATGAAGAGACACCGCAAAAAAGGCACAATTAGAAGTTCATGAAGGCATGTGGATCAGGTGGCCAGTGTCCTAAGCAGATCTAGCATGGACCGTGAGATGCATCAAACTCAAATACTACTAGACACATTTGCAATACCATGGGTGGGCATGGAGGGGAGCTGCTAATGTCCAAGAGAAGCTGTAGATGTCCCAATTTTTCAGTTTTGGTCTcagattctctctctgtgtgcgtgtctgtctgtctcttgagagagagagaaaggtaggTGTCAGCTTGGAAGACAACCGTTCGCATACTCAGCCATTTATTTCCAACAAGTGCCATTCTATGAAATATCCGCAGAGAAAGTTTCCACTGCTTGGTTCAGTTATGAAGGAGAGGTCCTCTGCTCTCCTACCTGCAGCCACATTCTGCTACTTTCATCCCTTCGTATTGGTATTTCAGAGTGGGCGTCCCGGCATCGTCATTGTAAAGCATGGAAATGGCTTCCAGCTTGGTGGGAACGCAACAAGCCTTGGCTGCTTTCTTGGGGTTCTTGTAGTGAACCAAGGTCTGGATGATAGCGTGTTTGGTCGGGGTGACGTTATCCGTCAAAGGAAAGAAGCAGCCCCCTTTGCACTCAAACGCCTCATAATCCGAGGGCGCGATGATCCAATTCCAGCCAATTTCTTTGAAGTTGACGTGAAGAGACGTTCTCCGGCAGTGGTTGCTTTCCACGCTGCGTTTGCTTCTAGATGAAGAACGGTGGATTCCGCTGGCAGGCATCGCATCCTGCTTGTGAACAGTGCCGTTCCTAAGCACGCTCCCCTGTTCGTGCGCCATCATTTCCTGAAGTTCCCTGTGGTTCTCCTTGATTCTGTTGCCATGATCATTGGAAAACACTATCAGCAAGGGCAAACGGTTGGACTCGGGTGTTACGCTGATGTGCGGCTTCCCACAGGTGGGCTCCCTTTGAACATGACTTTCCACGGTGATCTGTAGCTGACTGGTAGTTCTTGCTTTCTCTTCCTTGACCCATCTTTTCACAGTGCCGGACATATCAAACATCGCCCAGCCGCATTCATGGATTTCTTTGGAGACTAGGAAGGATTGGGCATCTTTTGGTTTCTCCCAGGGATCTCCTCCTAGACTGCCATAGATGACCACGTTTCCTTGAAGGCGAGAGAAACACTCTGGCTCCTCCTGACAAGCAGTGTGGATCCGAAGCTCAGCTCTGGTGACTTCTTCATGCCACGGGATGGAGACATTGAAAAGCAAGATGTATTTCTGAAAGGGATCCATTTCCCCTGAGGCAATAtctgtggggggaaatggataAACATTGTTACCATAGCTCCCTGTTATTGCGGGGTGGGAGATATGAAATgtaggcaacccagtcagttggcgGGGTACAATGATTATGATCATCAtcattgcttttttctgggggtatgcaggggtacacatacccctaaacattttgtgaatctaagtttagcctcattgaggggcagtatttcaatatgagtaggaaaatgaaagtacccctgaactttttttaaagaaaaaagcacttattattattattattattattattattattattaggaataggtcaggcatccccaacctgcggccctccagatgttttggcctacaactcccatgatccctagctaacaggaccagtggtcagggatgatgagaattgtagtccaaaaacagctggaggaccgaaGATTGGGGATGCCTGGAATAAGTCTTAGACCTGCATCTTAACTGATGGCTTGGTGCTGGTGGTGTTGCAAGTTCTCATTTAAATCAAAATAGTAGCAAATATTCTGCTTTCAGCCAGTAGATAACATTTTATGAGTGAAATTAGGGATTCTTTTAATATTTCCAATAGCCCTACTATGACAACAAGGTTCAATATCTAAGGCCACCATCTCTTTTTGTCGTAAAACGATTTCAGTGCATTAAAAGATAACAGCCTTGCAGAGAAAGAGAGttctagaccctccaagtgtccctgtatTCCTGGgatagtcccggatttacagaagccgccctggtttctgatttgatgccggaacgtcccacttttccttcggacgtccctattttcattggagaaatgtcggaaggtatggagttatctggcctccgagccaaggaaataagtaattatacaacatttagaagacatctgaaggcagccctgaatagggaagttttttttttttaactgtttaatgtcttattatgttttaatataagttggaagctgcctagagtggctgggacaactcagtcagatgggtggggtataaatatcaccatcatcttcataattgaatagaacgtccctattttcatcagagaaatgttggaggcacaccccccccccatgtgcttgAGGCAGCAGGGTAATTTGGGGGGCGGGTGGGGAGAGAACCAGGAGAAGCCATGCAACATACTAAGTGGTGTTCTGCAACAGTGGGGAACACCTTGGGGGTTCAAGAGGAACAGCCGAGGGTTACTGTCACTGCTCTCCAACATCTGCCACCTGAGACCAATGTcccactctgtctaatggtaagGCCAGCCCCGATCCCATTTATACTGAGAAGGGTGGGCAAAATCTGCGGTCTTCGGTCCTTGACACGCTTCCATCTGGTGCATGATAGGGCATAAAGGTCTCATGCCAATTTAAATTATGGATCAGTTTCAGGCTATACCACAGAACAAATTAGGTATTTGGTAGCTTACTGGCCAGCTATCTGCCAATAAACAAGCAGCGAAGGACTTCACTGTGGCGCAAACCAAACACATATGCACTCAGCAGCCAAAATGGATAAACCCCAAGAAATCACAGGTtgatttctctcctcctccttccatttaCCCAGCAATGGCCTCcttgtgggatgcgggtggcgctgtggtctaaaccactgagcatcttgggcttgccgatcggaaggtcagcggtttgaatccccacgacagggtgagctcccgttgctctgtcccagctcctgccaacctagcagttcaaaagcacgccagtgcaagtagataaataggcaccgctgcggcaggaaggtaaacggtgtttccgtgcgctctggtttctgtcacggtgtcccgttgcgccagaagcggtttagtcctgctggccacatgacccggaaaagctctctgtggacaaacgccggctcccttggcctgaaagcgagatgagcgccgcaaccccacaatcgcctttgactggacttaaccgtccaggggtcctttacctttgcctaatGGCCTCCTACGAGTCCTGAGCCATGACATGGCAAGGGATGAGGGGAGTAATTCAGGCATGcgctttggggggaggggcggggGCGGAGAGAGTCCCCACTTAACTTTCTGCCCCCTTTGGAGCTCCTCTTTGTAAGGGTCATCAGCGAATAGAATTGCTGAAcacatttttatctcattattaattaattaattaatgattaatgattaataattaattaaattaaattaattaattaaatttatatactgcccttcatctgaagatcccagggcggttcacaacataataaTGCAAAAcgtgaacaaacaaaaaaacacataaccagaaccaaaacaaaccaataaccttaACAATCGTAATTATGTTTTGCTATCTGAATTCTCTTCCTAGCAGCGTTCCCAGGTGGCTCACCTTCTCAAGACAGTTGAGGGGGCCTGGCACGATGACTTGGCATGCAAGGAGTCAGGGGGTGGAGCTGaacaccctctgaacattgaagaggccctcaaaaacaaaaaaactggagggggggggctaagtgccttcgccccccccccggaGCTGGCGCCTACGATTGTTCCTGAAATGTGGTCCTAGTAGCTACTGTTTtaattagttttattttattattatttaaaaaatgcaccctAAAGTATCTTCACGTAGGTGCAAAGAGGAAAGCATTTTTGGTTCACTTGAAGCATAGAAAATAAAGATGGGCTCAACGCTCAGAtcggggtgttgttgttgtttttttaaaaaaatagggttgtcatatttcaataACTGAAAACCTGGACACAAAAGTTATTGAGCAAAATTGTTGTTTTtggcaaagttgctgagctttcgggggggggggcggaccaaCACTGTTGAGTTTTtgagttttgcccaaagtttgtttgtttgcttttcaaaatctCAAAAGATCTACGCTTCGACATGgaattttcctggacattacagCCCGGCTGAAATTCTGGACGTGTGGCAACCCCAATTTCTTGAAAACTAGCGCTAATTGTAAAACCCTATTGAAGTATCGTGATTTTGGCCACTGCCAGAAACAGAAACCTTCGCTGGGGAGATAATTGACATCAGGAATAAACTCAGAAGGGTTGGTTGGCTGTTCAGATGGTGGCCTCTGGGTCTCAGCTCCCTTTGggaatgggggcaggggcagagtgCCAGAGATATTTTGACAAGCAGGCCCTAAATTACATTATCAGTTTATTGCTGGTATCTGATTTCTtcttgatttaaaaagaaaacaacatcttTTATATTATATAAGGAAACGTGAAGAACGATCAGGCTTGCTGACAGAGCAAGTAACTACAACTGCAATTTCACAAACACTTAGTGTAAGATCCATTGAacttaataggacttactttgGAGTAGGCACACAAAGGATTGCATTGTAGGATTCCTACCCACTGGGAAAACCAAGCCCACACATTGTGGAAGAAAACCCTCATACCTTCAGGACTGAAGCTACGGACAATGTTGGATATGGGGCTGGAAGACTTGTCCTTGGTATATCGATTATACAAATCAATCATGAATTGGGGCGGCTCCTCTTTCATCTTCTCCTGTGAAGGTATCTCTGATAAGTTCAAGTTCCTCAGGAAATCCGCTTTCAGATTCTCCAGGAAAGCCTGAAAGTCTAAAGGGGCCTCTTCATCCATATTCCCAAGGTCGCCAGAGTGTTCGGGAGAGTTTCCCGCGGTGAGTAATCTGCTCCTAACATCCACAGGTTTGCTGTTTGTCAGATGGACGAAGACGACATTCAAAAGAGCCAAGACACCAAAACAGTACATTTTGCATGTGCTTCGTTCTCCGGTGGGGGGGAAAGCCAACGCAGATCCAGGAACGTCTTGTCTGATTAGAGTCTGAGGAGTGAGTAGGGGAGCAAAACCAAAAGCTAGACACTTCCTGGAGCCGGGTTGCGGCCGTTCttttccccagccccagccccttgaGAATTGTCAAGCAGATTGGTCATACACTTGCCCTTATCTCTGCGATTGATGCTAACATTTCGGTCCCTTATCTATTGCGGCTCTTCACTAATGAAGATTCTATAAACACGCGGACGAGCACATATGGCTCATGAAAGCCCATGGCATCCACGATGGAATCTATGTTCTCCTTTGGTGGGTCAACATTGCTTAATGATGTCCCGTTGTCACTTCCTTGCCAGCGACAATATGTATTTTAGGATGCCTGAGAGGGGGCTTGGAGGGGGGGGCGGGTTAGGGAGGTTTGTAAAGTGTTTTCCTAGATTCCCTCAGCAAAATattaacacccccccaaaacagctcCAAAGTTCCGTAACATACTTTCCAAACGGCACCGTTGTGTTCTGATGTAAGACACAATCCCGTGACGATGGAAATACCCGTAAAGGGGACTCATTTATCAGCTAAGCGCTATTGTTTGTACACAGAAGATGATCTGCTTTCTGTCATCTCCACCGCACCCCCTGTCCTGTCCCAGGATTGTCAGTTGTCACTTGGGTGGATATGATAGCAATTCCTTGGTTTTCTGGTAAGtaacaaacattattattaatctgaagaagtgtgcatgcacacgaaagctcataccaagaacaaacttagttggtctctaaggtgctactggaaggaatttattttatattattattattattattattattattattattattattattattattttgggagctgcccagagtgcctggggcaacccacccAGGTGGGCGtcaataagaaataagaaattgttattataaagaaggctgatcgccgaagaattgatgcttttgaattatggtgctggaggaggctcttgagagtcccatggactgcaagaagatcaaacttatcc
The sequence above is drawn from the Lacerta agilis isolate rLacAgi1 chromosome 5, rLacAgi1.pri, whole genome shotgun sequence genome and encodes:
- the GDF2 gene encoding growth/differentiation factor 2; amino-acid sequence: MYCFGVLALLNVVFVHLTNSKPVDVRSRLLTAGNSPEHSGDLGNMDEEAPLDFQAFLENLKADFLRNLNLSEIPSQEKMKEEPPQFMIDLYNRYTKDKSSSPISNIVRSFSPEDIASGEMDPFQKYILLFNVSIPWHEEVTRAELRIHTACQEEPECFSRLQGNVVIYGSLGGDPWEKPKDAQSFLVSKEIHECGWAMFDMSGTVKRWVKEEKARTTSQLQITVESHVQREPTCGKPHISVTPESNRLPLLIVFSNDHGNRIKENHRELQEMMAHEQGSVLRNGTVHKQDAMPASGIHRSSSRSKRSVESNHCRRTSLHVNFKEIGWNWIIAPSDYEAFECKGGCFFPLTDNVTPTKHAIIQTLVHYKNPKKAAKACCVPTKLEAISMLYNDDAGTPTLKYQYEGMKVAECGCR